One part of the Haliotis asinina isolate JCU_RB_2024 chromosome 2, JCU_Hal_asi_v2, whole genome shotgun sequence genome encodes these proteins:
- the LOC137271771 gene encoding alpha-(1,3)-fucosyltransferase C-like, translating to MALYKVLLSLPHPPRSRSFVFDEPSPKVQNTINNHSRSTAESVPRKSVQHAYRRLPDIHIQSGEQKSLEVLLERGDIEPATDLVTRDTKIILWYSPTRYHPVLSKLHPLRGCPEAKCRVTTNRGFYNQSDALVFTAQLLDRIPPMKLPNQVWVFHNHESPRWVNGNTYLYTESWSSTFNWTMDYRNDADFKAPYGIFKKKNGTFLKEEHPPSKNYSQIWSSKKGTAAWMVSNCRTLSKRMEYVHELSKYVQVDIFGGCGNHKCPRSDDEACMEYLSKNYKFYLAFENALCKDYTTEKFFRYFNSDMILVTRGGANYSDIAPQGTFLNAADFVSPHHLAQRLNHLAHNETAYVNILRRKDQYLAVWEEWPIVEEGIITYMTYHYDAKPLCEICDRLWDVKSYGTFYKNIGKWFDKGLCFEPSDLPSGRL from the coding sequence ATGGCCCTTTACAAAGTCTTGCTTTCTTTGCCACATCCACCACGCTCTCGTTCGTTCGTCTTCGACGAACCCTCTCCAAAAGTCCAAAACACCATAAACAACCACTCCCGAAGCACTGCTGAATCCGTTCCCAGGAAAAGTGTTCAACATGCATACCGACGTCTGCCtgatatacatattcagagTGGTGAACAGAAAAGTCTCGAAGTGCTTCTGGAAAGAGGGGACATTGAACCTGCCACTGACCTTGTTACTCGAGACACAAAGATCATACTGTGGTATTCTCCAACCAGGTATCACCCAGTACTTTCTAAATTACATCCCCTGCGTGGATGCCCGGAAGCCAAATGTCGGGTTACGACAAACAGAGGCTTCTATAACCAGAGTGATGCTCTCGTGTTCACTGCACAGCTCTTAGATCGGATACCACCCATGAAGCTTCCAAATCAAGTGTGGGTATTTCATAATCACGAGTCTCCTCGATGGGTGAATGGAAACACGTATCTGTACACGGAATCATGGAGCTCAACATTCAACTGGACGATGGACTATAGAAATGACGCCGATTTCAAAGCCCCTTACGGAATCTTCAAAAAGAAAAATGGAACATTTCTTAAAGAGGAGCATCCACCATCAAAAAACTATTCTCAAATCTGGTCATCGAAGAAAGGTACAGCTGCGTGGATGGTTAGCAACTGCAGAACACTCAGTAAAAGAATGGAATATGTTCATGAATTGAGTAAATATGTTCAGGTGGATATATTCGGGGGATGCGGCAACCACAAATGCCCCAGATCCGATGATGAGGCGTGCATGGAATACCTCTCGAAAAACTACAAATTCTACTTAGCCTTTGAAAATGCCCTTTGTAAAGATTACACAACTGAAAAGTTTTTTCGTTATTTCAATTCCGATATGATCCTTGTAACCAGAGGAGGAGCCAACTACAGCGACATTGCCCCCCAAGGAACCTTCCTCAATGCAgctgattttgtgtcacctCATCATCTAGCCCAGCGGTTGAACCACCTGGCTCACAATGAAACAGCGTATGTGAATATTCTTCGCAGAAAGGACCAGTACCTCGCTGTTTGGGAGGAGTGGCCAATAGTTGAAGAAGGGATCATAACATACATGACCTATCATTACGATGCAAAGCCATTGTGTGAAATTTGTGACCGATTGTGGGATGTTAAAAGTTATGGCACCTTCTACAAGAACATCGGAAAGTGGTTTGATAAAGGGTTGTGCTTTGAACCCTCCGATCTACCTTCAGGCAGGTTGTGA